A window of Bradyrhizobium sp. AZCC 1719 genomic DNA:
ATCGTTGTGAAACGACGGCTGGGCACCTATGCTGAATCGTTATAGCCTATGAACCTGCCTTCGAAGATTGGCAAGCAATGGATATCCGGCAGCTCAGGACCTTCAGTTGCGTGGCGGAGCTCGGCAGCCTCAGCAAGGCCTCCGATACGCTGCGGGTCGCCCAGCCGGCGCTGAGCCGCCAGATCAAGCTGCTCGAGCATGAATTGCGGGCCGAGCTGTTCACGCGGAACGGCCGCGGCATGGTGCTGACCGACGCCGGCCGGCTGCTGCTGGCGCGCACCGCCGGCATCGTCCGGCAGATCGACCAGGTGCGCGACGAGATCCAGTCCGCCGGCGGCCCGCCGTCGGGCCGCGTGGTGCTCGGGCTGGTGCCGACCGTGAGCTGCGTGATTTCGGCGCGGCTCGCGCGGCGCACCGTCGACAAATATCCGGGCATCTCGCTCTGCATCGTCGAAAGCTACAGCGGCCATCTGACGGAATGGCTGCACCGCGGCGAGATGGACCTGGCGCTGATCTACGGGCCGTCGAGCGACCTGCATCTTTCCGTGCGAAGCCTCGGCCGCGATCCCATCGTCGCCGTCGGGCCGCGCGGCAGCGGGTTGTCCGAGAAGAAGCTGGTCGATCTCGGCTGGCTGCTGAAGCAGCGCCTCGTGCTGCCCAGTCATTCGCACGGGCTCCGCGCGCTGATCGAGCAGGCGGCGGCGAAGAAGAAGCTGAAGCTCGAGGTCAAGCTTGAAGCGGACTCGTTCCGCGTGCTGACCAGCCTTGTCGAGGAAGGGCTGGGGTACACGCTGCTGCCGCCGTCCTCGGTGCGCCAGGAAGTAGCCGGCGGCCGGCTGGAAACCGCGGCGATAGCAAAACCGTCGCCGATGCGCGAACTGACGCTTGCCTCTCCCATCGATCATCCCGGCTCGACTGCGATTGCGCTAGTCACCGAATTGCTCCGCGACGAACTGATCGCCTGCCGCGAAGAGGGCCGCTGGGACATCAAGCTCGCCTGAGCCGATGCGAGGGCCTTAAGCACTGGCTTAGAACAAAACGGCCGGCTGCGGCATTCTCATCTGGCTACTTCTGTCATGCCGCAATTGTATAGGGCAGGCAGCCTGCTGGCACTAACCGGACATTCCCCGGACGGGATGCGCGAGCGGCCGACAGTCGGTCCGGACTGAAATGCGCAAAGGTGTACCAATCGGCCGTAAAACTACGGGACCGACTGCCAGCGAAGTTTTAAACGATAATTAGCTGGTCGCTGCTACCTTGAGCCCATGAAGGCAATCGTCGCCGCATCAGTTTGTTGCATTGTTTTCTCGTTGGCAGACCGCGTTCTCTTCGGTGGTCGGCTCGTCGAAGCTTTGCCTCTGTTTGTGAAAGCTGTCGCAAAGGGCTTTTTCGGCTGATACATCGCAACCACACACGTCAGTCCGTTGCCTCCACGATGTTGGACGACTGCGAGGCATAGT
This region includes:
- a CDS encoding LysR substrate-binding domain-containing protein, whose product is MDIRQLRTFSCVAELGSLSKASDTLRVAQPALSRQIKLLEHELRAELFTRNGRGMVLTDAGRLLLARTAGIVRQIDQVRDEIQSAGGPPSGRVVLGLVPTVSCVISARLARRTVDKYPGISLCIVESYSGHLTEWLHRGEMDLALIYGPSSDLHLSVRSLGRDPIVAVGPRGSGLSEKKLVDLGWLLKQRLVLPSHSHGLRALIEQAAAKKKLKLEVKLEADSFRVLTSLVEEGLGYTLLPPSSVRQEVAGGRLETAAIAKPSPMRELTLASPIDHPGSTAIALVTELLRDELIACREEGRWDIKLA